A window of the Acidithiobacillus thiooxidans ATCC 19377 genome harbors these coding sequences:
- the glmM gene encoding phosphoglucosamine mutase codes for MSRKWFGTDGVRGRVGDSVIHPEWVLKLGWAAGHVLTAGATERPRVVIGKDTRLSGYLLESALESGLASAGVDVLLVGPLPTPAIAYLTRTLRADAGIVISASHNPYQDNGIKFFSGDGYKLPDAQEEAIEAWMDRPMLVCDSEQLGKARRVEDAAGRYVEFCKTTFPANLDLRGLHLVVDCAHGANYKVGPMVFRELGAQLTLLGVEPNGININAGVGSTCPESLQEQVRSTQADLGIAFDGDGDRLILVDGQGALLDGDELIWLLARDMQQQGILSGVVGTVMSNLALEQGLADLGVPFVRSAVGDRYVLEAMQQHAFPLGGESSGHIITPANTTGDAILAALRVLAIMRKSGKSLKALREGYQPYPQVLIGVRLADARHFLDHPAAQERVAAAEQELADKGRLLVRPSGTEPLLRVMVEAVSADLAARVAEKLAKELSDLASG; via the coding sequence ATGAGCAGAAAATGGTTTGGCACCGATGGTGTCAGAGGGCGGGTCGGAGATTCTGTCATTCACCCGGAATGGGTACTGAAGTTGGGATGGGCGGCGGGACATGTGCTGACCGCCGGCGCCACAGAGCGTCCCCGGGTAGTCATTGGCAAGGACACACGGCTTTCCGGTTATTTACTGGAATCCGCACTGGAATCCGGTCTGGCCAGTGCTGGTGTGGATGTGTTGCTGGTCGGTCCACTGCCAACACCAGCCATTGCCTATTTGACGCGTACCCTGCGTGCGGACGCCGGAATTGTCATCAGCGCTTCGCATAACCCCTATCAGGACAATGGGATCAAGTTTTTCTCGGGCGATGGCTATAAATTGCCCGATGCCCAGGAAGAAGCTATTGAGGCCTGGATGGATCGGCCAATGCTGGTTTGTGATTCCGAACAGCTTGGTAAGGCGCGCCGTGTAGAGGATGCAGCAGGTCGGTATGTAGAGTTTTGCAAAACCACTTTTCCCGCCAACCTGGACTTGCGTGGCCTGCATCTGGTTGTGGATTGTGCTCACGGCGCCAATTACAAAGTGGGCCCCATGGTGTTCCGGGAGTTGGGTGCACAATTGACTTTGCTGGGTGTGGAGCCCAATGGCATCAATATCAATGCCGGAGTTGGTTCGACCTGTCCGGAAAGCCTGCAGGAGCAGGTGCGCAGCACTCAGGCTGACTTGGGTATTGCTTTTGATGGTGATGGTGATCGACTGATTTTGGTGGATGGGCAGGGCGCGCTGCTGGATGGCGACGAACTCATCTGGCTTTTGGCCCGCGACATGCAGCAGCAGGGTATTTTGTCTGGCGTGGTCGGTACGGTCATGAGTAATCTGGCCCTTGAGCAGGGCCTTGCTGATTTGGGAGTGCCCTTTGTGCGTAGCGCCGTCGGTGATCGCTATGTTCTTGAGGCCATGCAGCAGCACGCCTTCCCTCTGGGTGGCGAATCATCGGGGCATATTATTACGCCAGCCAATACCACGGGGGATGCAATTCTGGCCGCCTTGCGCGTGCTGGCCATTATGCGCAAATCCGGCAAAAGCTTGAAGGCACTTCGGGAAGGCTATCAGCCCTATCCGCAGGTGCTAATTGGCGTACGTCTGGCAGATGCACGACATTTTCTGGATCATCCCGCAGCGCAAGAACGGGTTGCGGCCGCAGAACAAGAACTGGCGGATAAAGGGCGGCTACTGGTGCGGCCATCAGGTACAGA